Proteins from a genomic interval of Nostoc sp. TCL240-02:
- the tsf gene encoding translation elongation factor Ts — MAEISAKLVQELRQKTGAGMMDCKKALIETEGNVEEAADWLRKKGISKAGAKSDRIAAEGLVDTYIQPGGRVGVLIEVNCQTDFVARNDAFKALVKNLAKQAATADSVESLLAQQYAENPSGTVEEFIKQTIATLGENIQVRRFINFALAEGTQGVVESYIHTGGRVGVLVELGSQTESVATNSEFQNLARNTAMQVAACPNVEYVSVDQIPTEVAQKEKDIEMGKDDLANKPDNIKEKIVQGRIEKRLKELTLLDQPYIRDQSISVEDLLKQAKTQLGTEIQVTRFVRYILGEGIEKQEISFADEVAAQIGSM; from the coding sequence ATGGCGGAAATATCTGCAAAACTCGTCCAAGAGCTACGCCAAAAAACTGGTGCCGGCATGATGGACTGCAAAAAGGCGCTGATAGAGACTGAAGGCAACGTAGAAGAAGCCGCAGACTGGCTACGGAAAAAGGGCATCTCTAAGGCGGGAGCAAAAAGCGATCGCATTGCGGCAGAAGGTCTAGTAGACACTTACATTCAACCAGGTGGTCGAGTAGGTGTACTCATCGAAGTCAACTGCCAAACCGACTTTGTGGCTCGTAACGATGCTTTTAAAGCTTTAGTTAAGAACCTAGCAAAGCAAGCAGCGACTGCTGATAGTGTTGAGTCTTTGTTAGCTCAACAATATGCTGAGAATCCAAGCGGGACTGTAGAAGAATTCATCAAGCAAACGATTGCTACGCTCGGTGAAAATATCCAAGTGCGTCGCTTTATCAATTTTGCACTAGCGGAAGGCACGCAAGGTGTAGTAGAAAGCTACATTCACACTGGCGGTCGAGTTGGTGTATTAGTAGAACTGGGTTCTCAAACTGAATCAGTGGCTACTAACTCAGAGTTTCAAAACTTGGCACGGAACACTGCAATGCAAGTTGCAGCTTGTCCAAATGTCGAGTACGTAAGCGTAGACCAAATTCCTACCGAAGTTGCCCAAAAGGAAAAAGACATTGAAATGGGTAAGGATGATTTGGCGAACAAGCCAGATAACATCAAAGAAAAGATTGTTCAGGGACGGATTGAAAAACGCTTAAAAGAACTGACTTTGCTCGATCAGCCTTACATCCGCGATCAAAGTATTTCCGTAGAAGACCTTTTGAAGCAAGCGAAGACCCAATTAGGCACAGAGATTCAAGTGACTCGCTTTGTCCGCTATATATTGGGCGAAGGCATTGAGAAGCAAGAAATTAGCTTTGCTGATGAAGTCGCTGCACAAATTGGCAGCATGTAA